One genomic region from Pseudoduganella lutea encodes:
- a CDS encoding MFS transporter: protein MENQALDVRTHINGRNMSRYQWLLLGLCFLIVATDGMDVAIMGFLAPDIIAEWGISRTAFGVAMSATPVGLAIGALFVGPMSDRWGRKRMLLGAVALFGIFNLLSAAANDIVVLGLLRFLTGLGLGAAMPCCTTLLSEYVPERSRSTLLAVMFTGFNLGSALIGFAAAALLPSHGWRAMLLMGGAIPLLCLPFYVWLLPESARFMVVRKMDPAKIAATLRRVVGGTFSDATRFHVSEPPVATGHPVATLVSPTYKTMTLSLWTTYFMGLLVIYLLGGWLPTLIRDAGLPIERAASLTALFQLGGTVGALVVGFYMDRWRANRVIGLAYGGGAIFILALAASDIHSAMFTAFVMLAGFCMNGAQTGMTAFAPACYPTAVRATGVSWMLGIGRFGSILGSFLGGVLLSMGWGFSAVIAILGIPAAIAGMAILLVHAGARGAPKAA from the coding sequence ATGGAAAACCAAGCGCTGGACGTCCGGACCCATATCAATGGCCGGAACATGTCCAGGTACCAGTGGCTGCTGCTCGGCCTTTGCTTCCTCATCGTCGCCACCGACGGCATGGACGTGGCGATCATGGGCTTCCTGGCCCCGGACATCATTGCCGAATGGGGTATCTCGCGCACCGCGTTCGGCGTGGCGATGAGCGCCACCCCGGTCGGACTGGCCATCGGCGCGCTGTTCGTCGGCCCCATGTCGGACCGCTGGGGCCGCAAGCGCATGCTGCTGGGCGCCGTCGCGCTGTTCGGCATCTTCAACCTGCTGAGCGCAGCCGCGAACGATATCGTGGTGCTGGGCCTGCTGCGCTTCCTCACCGGCCTGGGCCTGGGTGCGGCGATGCCCTGCTGTACCACGCTGCTGTCCGAATACGTGCCGGAGCGTTCGCGCAGCACGCTGCTGGCCGTGATGTTTACCGGCTTTAACCTGGGCTCCGCGCTGATCGGCTTTGCCGCGGCGGCGCTTCTGCCGTCGCATGGCTGGCGCGCCATGCTGCTGATGGGTGGCGCGATTCCGTTGCTGTGCCTGCCCTTCTATGTGTGGCTGCTGCCGGAATCGGCGCGCTTCATGGTGGTGCGCAAGATGGACCCGGCGAAGATCGCCGCCACGCTGCGCCGCGTGGTCGGCGGCACGTTCTCCGACGCGACCCGCTTCCACGTCAGCGAACCGCCGGTCGCCACCGGCCACCCGGTGGCCACGCTCGTCTCGCCGACGTACAAGACGATGACGTTGTCGCTGTGGACCACATATTTCATGGGCCTGCTGGTGATCTACCTGCTGGGCGGCTGGCTGCCGACGCTGATCCGCGACGCGGGCCTGCCGATCGAACGGGCCGCGAGCCTGACGGCGCTGTTCCAGCTGGGCGGCACGGTCGGCGCGCTCGTGGTGGGCTTCTACATGGACCGCTGGCGCGCCAACCGCGTGATCGGGCTGGCCTACGGCGGCGGCGCGATCTTCATTCTCGCGCTGGCGGCCAGCGACATCCACTCGGCGATGTTCACGGCATTCGTGATGCTGGCGGGCTTCTGCATGAACGGCGCGCAGACCGGCATGACCGCGTTCGCGCCGGCCTGCTACCCCACCGCGGTGCGTGCCACCGGCGTGTCGTGGATGCTGGGCATCGGCCGCTTCGGCAGTATCCTCGGTTCCTTCCTCGGCGGCGTGCTGCTGTCGATGGGCTGGGGCTTCTCCGCCGTGATCGCCATCCTCGGCATCCCGGCCGCCATCGCCGGCATGGCGATCCTGCTCGTGCATGCCGGCGCGCGGGGTGCGCCAAAGGCTGCGTGA
- a CDS encoding patatin-like phospholipase family protein: MLITTRKTVSLALQGGGTYGAFTWGVLDRLLDEEHLVIDSLTGSSAGAINSVVTADGYAYGGGRRGAQAALRRFWTTLGQVSLMSPLQRSPVDRLTGRWDMGNTPAYHLMEMMGAIIGPVTNVPLTINPLKQFLSTMINFERVRGCEEFELFIGATNVRTGTGKIFRRRELDVQKVVASACLPTVFAGVQIDGELYWDGSYVANPPLFPLLERPARDVIVVQINPIARTELPRSQADIANRSNEIAFNIAFVREISALLHHQDLADEERAARMAGTPTRLHLISGLDELSGLGFSSKFNSELPFLEKLHGLGAQAAEAWLREHGSDLGKRSTLDPARIFTADKVLEQEASSACHV, translated from the coding sequence TTGCTGATCACCACGCGAAAAACTGTCAGCCTCGCCCTGCAGGGCGGCGGCACCTACGGCGCCTTTACCTGGGGCGTACTGGACCGGCTGCTCGACGAAGAGCACCTCGTCATCGATTCACTGACCGGCAGCAGCGCCGGCGCCATCAATTCCGTCGTCACGGCCGATGGCTACGCCTATGGCGGCGGCCGGCGCGGCGCGCAGGCCGCGCTGCGCCGCTTCTGGACGACACTGGGCCAGGTATCGCTGATGAGCCCCCTGCAACGGTCGCCGGTGGACCGGCTCACCGGCCGCTGGGACATGGGAAACACACCCGCCTACCACCTGATGGAAATGATGGGGGCGATCATCGGACCCGTGACCAATGTGCCGCTCACCATCAATCCGCTGAAGCAGTTCCTGTCGACGATGATCAATTTCGAGCGGGTGCGCGGCTGCGAGGAATTCGAACTGTTCATCGGCGCCACCAATGTGCGCACCGGGACGGGGAAGATCTTCCGGCGCCGCGAGCTCGACGTGCAGAAGGTGGTGGCCTCCGCCTGCCTGCCGACCGTGTTCGCCGGCGTGCAGATCGACGGCGAACTGTATTGGGACGGCAGCTACGTCGCCAATCCGCCCCTGTTCCCGCTGCTCGAACGCCCGGCGCGCGACGTGATCGTCGTGCAGATCAATCCGATCGCGCGCACCGAACTGCCGCGCAGCCAGGCCGACATTGCCAACCGCTCCAACGAAATCGCCTTCAACATCGCCTTCGTGCGGGAAATCAGCGCGCTGCTCCACCACCAGGATCTGGCGGACGAGGAACGGGCCGCGCGCATGGCCGGCACGCCCACGCGCCTGCACCTGATCAGCGGGCTGGACGAGCTTTCCGGCCTTGGTTTCTCCAGCAAGTTCAATTCCGAACTGCCCTTCCTGGAAAAGCTGCACGGACTCGGCGCACAGGCCGCGGAAGCCTGGCTGCGCGAGCACGGGAGCGACCTGGGGAAACGGTCCACACTCGACCCGGCGCGCATCTTCACGGCGGACAAGGTGCTCGAACAGGAAGCGTCATCGGCCTGTCATGTTTGA
- a CDS encoding glycoside hydrolase family 3 protein, which yields MKRSSVLPGALPAIAVLCHAVLPLAATAGPVQGNEVEARVGAMIDNMSLAQKFGFIRVNDGHMLPVLPSQGLPGTVAYDSSMGVHVGLGTFGAQFPSQSALAATWSINRAQQFGLALGYETRQAGAQQMLSPGLNMFRTPFNGRNAEYVSGEDPFLGAVLGPAITNAIQAQGIQAAAKHYVANDQEANRHLLDVTVDERTLREIYLPGFESTVKNANPASVMCAFNKINGDYGCESHHLITEVLKGEWGFRGFVMSDFNSIHHPQKAAWAGADLDMPSGLAFTDQTMYDLVYSNQVPMNVLDDKVRRNLRAMVSYGFDKTLPVPTPLDTTYGDAASLAVAREGIVLLQNDSGKGGSMPLLPLATNARVAVIGDLAQQSPASPFGTAWAPANRYVTELSGLRQLNVDPANVTFIPALSLNPAQAIWYQPGSTAAALAPGLKAEYFTNTTLAGSPATTRVEPGVALDFMAGSNVTAAGTSTLAGIATGAGAFSARFTGTIRPTVTGAHVFKVRADGAYKLWVNGELVIDFDGVPVAGDVVNALAKSGKTAQLKAGSLYSVKLEYRRVSGAYFPVLGGINGIQMSWASLSAPGNLASYDAVVVAVGKNAEHEGEGIDVAYELPEFQSELVASVAKVNANTIVVVHGGGPSEMKSWSKKTAAVLQAWYPGQFGGQALAEILYGTVNPSGKLPVTIGGTAADYPTTAGYGAIADYQPSGTFADASTNQARKKMAYAEGVFMGYRGFDKTGVKPLYPFGFGLSYTTFGYSGLALSGTDLNAGSTIDATFTLTNRGTQAGYEVAQLYVRPAAATVARPKQELKGFAKVFLRAGESKTVTIPVDARSLSFYDVATGSWQVPAGKYTVHVGSSSVDLPLKTTLSVKTALRLSTGASNPLPAPVREAVQVAADRAY from the coding sequence ATGAAGCGATCCTCTGTCCTGCCCGGCGCCTTGCCGGCGATCGCTGTCCTCTGCCACGCCGTGCTGCCCCTCGCCGCCACCGCCGGCCCCGTACAGGGGAACGAAGTGGAAGCCCGCGTCGGCGCGATGATCGACAACATGAGCCTCGCGCAGAAGTTCGGCTTCATCCGTGTCAACGACGGCCACATGCTGCCGGTGCTGCCATCGCAAGGCTTGCCGGGCACCGTGGCCTACGATTCCTCGATGGGTGTGCACGTTGGCCTCGGCACGTTCGGCGCCCAGTTTCCGTCGCAATCGGCGCTGGCGGCCACGTGGAGCATCAATCGCGCCCAGCAGTTCGGGCTGGCGCTCGGCTACGAGACCCGCCAGGCCGGCGCGCAGCAGATGCTGTCGCCGGGCCTGAACATGTTCCGCACGCCGTTCAACGGCCGCAATGCCGAATATGTCAGCGGCGAGGATCCGTTCCTGGGCGCCGTGCTGGGCCCGGCGATCACGAACGCCATCCAGGCCCAGGGCATCCAGGCGGCCGCCAAGCACTACGTGGCCAACGACCAGGAAGCCAACCGCCACCTGCTCGACGTGACCGTGGACGAGCGCACGCTGCGCGAAATCTACCTGCCCGGCTTTGAATCGACGGTGAAGAACGCGAATCCGGCGTCCGTGATGTGCGCGTTCAACAAGATCAACGGCGACTACGGCTGCGAGAGCCATCACCTGATCACCGAGGTGCTGAAGGGCGAATGGGGCTTCCGCGGCTTCGTGATGAGCGACTTCAACTCGATCCACCACCCGCAGAAGGCGGCGTGGGCGGGCGCCGACCTCGACATGCCGAGCGGCCTGGCGTTCACGGACCAGACAATGTACGACCTGGTCTACAGCAACCAGGTGCCGATGAACGTGCTGGACGACAAGGTGCGCCGCAACCTGCGCGCGATGGTCAGCTACGGCTTCGACAAGACCCTGCCCGTGCCGACGCCGCTGGATACCACGTACGGCGATGCCGCCTCCCTGGCGGTGGCGCGCGAGGGCATCGTGCTGCTGCAGAATGACAGCGGCAAGGGTGGCTCGATGCCCCTGCTGCCGCTGGCGACGAATGCCCGCGTGGCGGTGATCGGCGACCTGGCGCAGCAGTCCCCGGCTTCGCCGTTCGGCACGGCATGGGCGCCGGCGAACCGCTACGTGACGGAATTGAGCGGCCTGCGCCAGCTGAACGTGGACCCGGCCAACGTGACGTTCATTCCCGCGCTGTCGCTGAACCCGGCGCAAGCCATCTGGTACCAGCCCGGATCGACGGCGGCCGCACTGGCGCCCGGCCTGAAGGCCGAATACTTCACCAATACGACGCTGGCCGGCTCGCCCGCGACGACGCGCGTCGAACCCGGCGTGGCGCTGGACTTCATGGCCGGCAGCAATGTCACGGCGGCGGGCACCAGCACGCTGGCCGGCATCGCCACGGGCGCCGGCGCGTTCTCGGCGCGCTTCACGGGCACCATCCGCCCCACCGTCACCGGTGCGCATGTGTTCAAGGTGCGCGCCGATGGCGCCTACAAGCTGTGGGTCAATGGCGAACTGGTGATCGACTTCGACGGCGTGCCGGTCGCGGGCGACGTGGTCAACGCGTTGGCAAAATCGGGCAAGACGGCGCAACTGAAGGCCGGGTCCCTGTACAGCGTGAAGCTGGAATACCGCCGGGTGAGCGGCGCCTACTTCCCGGTGCTGGGCGGCATCAACGGTATCCAGATGAGCTGGGCCTCGCTGTCCGCCCCAGGCAACCTGGCCAGCTACGACGCGGTCGTCGTCGCCGTCGGCAAGAACGCCGAGCATGAAGGCGAAGGCATCGACGTGGCGTATGAACTGCCGGAATTCCAGTCCGAGCTCGTGGCCAGCGTGGCCAAGGTCAACGCCAACACGATCGTGGTCGTGCATGGCGGCGGCCCTTCCGAGATGAAGAGCTGGTCGAAGAAGACGGCGGCCGTGCTGCAGGCCTGGTATCCGGGCCAGTTCGGCGGCCAGGCGCTGGCCGAGATCCTCTACGGCACGGTCAACCCGTCCGGCAAGCTGCCGGTCACGATCGGCGGCACCGCGGCCGATTACCCGACGACCGCCGGCTATGGCGCGATCGCCGACTACCAGCCATCGGGCACCTTCGCCGACGCGTCGACCAACCAGGCGCGGAAGAAGATGGCCTATGCGGAAGGTGTGTTCATGGGCTACCGCGGCTTCGACAAGACCGGCGTGAAGCCGCTGTATCCGTTCGGCTTCGGGCTGTCGTATACCACGTTCGGCTATTCGGGCCTGGCGCTGTCCGGCACGGACCTGAATGCCGGATCGACCATCGACGCAACGTTCACGCTGACCAACCGCGGCACGCAGGCCGGCTACGAAGTGGCGCAGCTGTACGTGCGCCCCGCCGCGGCCACGGTGGCGCGCCCGAAACAGGAGCTGAAGGGCTTCGCCAAGGTGTTCCTGCGCGCCGGTGAAAGCAAGACCGTCACGATCCCGGTCGATGCGCGTTCGCTGAGCTTCTACGACGTGGCCACGGGCAGCTGGCAAGTCCCTGCCGGTAAATACACCGTGCACGTGGGCAGCTCTTCCGTGGACCTGCCGCTGAAGACCACGCTGTCCGTGAAGACGGCCCTGCGGCTGTCGACCGGCGCCTCCAACCCGTTGCCGGCTCCGGTGCGGGAAGCCGTGCAGGTCGCCGCGGATCGGGCTTACTAA